TCCCCCTGTTGGGCCGCAGGAACCATTGAGCGGCCGATGTCGCCTACCTTGGCGTCGTTGAGGATGCCCTCGAGACCATAGCCGACTTCGATGCGGCCGCGTCTCGGGGTCATGACGAAGATCATCAGAACGCCACGATCGGTTCCCTTCGGGCCAACCTTCCATTTGTCTTCGAGCGCTGTGGCAAACTCTTCGATCGACTGTTCGCCATCGAGGGTTTTGACGGTAACGACCGCGATTTGCGCATGGGCCTGACGGTCAACCTGGGTGCAGAGGTTTTCGAGGCCGGATTTGGTGGAAGGAGACAGGACGCCGGCAAAGTCGTTGACATAGCCGGTCGGCGCCGGGAGCGTGGCCACCGACTCCGCAGTCACCACGAGCGACGGCGCGAAGATCAAGAGGACGACGGCCAGCCATCGCGAAAGAAAGTTCATCGATGGCCATTCTACCCCCTGACGGTTTCTGCCGTTGATGGGTGTGGAACAACAATTTGGGTTACTTGCGTAAAAAGAGGGCGCCCATGGCACCCTCGACCACCTGAACCGGAGAACAGACGTTACGAGGTCGGGCTAGCTGATTTATTGGGACCGCGTTGGGGCATGGGGACTCCTTTGTCGCGGGCGAGTTTATCGACCATGACACTGTGCTCATGAATTACTTTCGTCGCGTTGTTGACCGCAGCCTGAAGGGTCGGATCGGTTGTGCTTGCCGCCTCCTGGCGAAACTCGTGCAGGTCCTTGTGGTGATCCTTCACCATAAAGGACAGGTACTCCATATCGAAGTCGTTGCCGGATAGTCCGTTGAGTTTGTCGTACTCGGCCTGATCTTCCTTGTTCAGATTTGTTGGCAGCCTCACGCCCATGGAGTCAGCGATCGGGGCCATATTGTTGTTGAGCCTGGTGTGGTCGTCGACCATCTTCTGGCCAAAGGCTTTGACATCGTCGCTGCTTCCCTTCTGGGCCGCGAGCTGGCCAAGCTTGACCTCGGCCATGCCTCCCTGTGCGGCTTTGCGGAGGAAGATCTTGTCCTTCATGGTCTGGCCGACGTCTCCGGCGTTTGTGGCGGAGTCCTGCATGGATGTAGCAGAGGCAGGCACTTGCTGCGCTCGGTTGGGCTGCGTCTGTGAGGCTGGTGGAGCCATGGGGTCAGACTGCGCCAGAACAAATGTGGGAGAGAAGGTTGCTGCACACAGGATCAGGATTCGAGGGATTTGGTTGCAAGCTGAATTTAGTTTCATGATGGTGCTCCAGTGGTGGACGACTGTCTCGGTCGTGCCGCAGATGTCCTGTCGTGTTGGGTGTTTTCGGGCGGGTTATGGTTGCCTCTCGCAGGGGAATGACGCTGTATCCTGTCAATGGAGCTTTCAAATTAATGACGCAAAGCATCATCCAGCCACCTCAGGCTCGCCAGGAACCTACGCCCACAACGTTGCATGGACAGACACTCGAAGATAACTATCGCTGGATGAGGGATAAGTCTTCGCCCGAGGTGTTGGCTCATCTTGAAGCGGAGAACGCTTATACGCTCTCGGTGATGGCGGGGACCGAAGGGCTGCAGAAAAAGCTGTACGACGAGATGCTGTCACACATCAAAGAGACGGATGTGTCGGCTCCATACCGAAATCGGGGCTGGTTCTACTATGTCCGTACCGTGGAGGGGAAGCAGTACCCGATTCACTGCCGACGATTGGCTTTGGGAGCAGCGTATGACGAGTCGCAACCGGAAGAGATTCTGCTGGATGTGAACCAACTCGCAGAGGGCCAGCCGTTTATGGCATTGGGCGCGTTGACGGTAAGTATGGATGATACGAAGCTTGCCTACTCCACCGATAACACGGGCTTTCGTCAGTACACGCTGCATATTCGCGACCTGAAGACGGGTTTGGACTTACCGGATACCGCAGAACGGGTGGGATCGATCGCCTGGGCTGCAGACTCGCACACACTCCTCTACACGACTGAGGATGAGATGACGAAGCGGCATGATCGTCTCTTCCGACATCGTCTGGGCGACTCCTCAGAGAGCGATGTTTTGATTTACGAAGAGAAAGATGAACGCTTCAATCTGGGAGTGGGCAAGACTCGTGATAACGAGTACCTGCTGATGGAGGCGGGGAGCCATACAACCAGCGAGTGCCGCTTTCTCTCTGCGAAGACGCCTGAAGGCGAATTTCGGATGATTGCGCCACGCGTCGATGAGCAGGAGTACTCGGTCGATCATCGCAAGGGCTTGTTTTACATTCGAACGAACGATGCGGGCAAAAACTTTCGTGTAGTTACGACCAGAGTGGAGACACCAGAGCGAGATTTCTGGGAGGAGTTGATTCCGTTAGAAGCAGACGCGCCGCTTGAAGACTTCGATGTCTTCGATTCGTTTTGCGTTTGTTCGCGGCGCAGACTGGGTCTTCCTACCCTCACGGTCATCGAATTCGGTATGGCGAAGGGGCTCGGCCGATCGCGAGAGATCGAATTTCCAGAGCCGGTTTATGCTGCCGCGACGAATATGAATCCAGAGTTTGCAACAGAGAAGCTTCGGTATAGCTATACGTCGCTGGTGTCGCCTGCTTCGGTCTACGAGTATGACGTGCGGCTGGGTACGTCGCAGCTTTTGAAGCAGCAGGAGGTTCCGGGGGACTTCGATTCTGCTCGCTATGCTTCAGAGCGAGTCTGGGTTGAGGCTTCAGACGGGGTTAAGATTCCGGTATCTGTTGTCTATCGACGCGACTCGTTTACTCGAAACTCGACTAATCCTGTCTATGTTTATGGGTATGGCTCTTATGGATATCCGCTTCCGATCGGTTTCAGTTCGTCGCGGTTGTCGCTGCTGGATCGAGGTGTGGTGATCGCGTATGCCCACATTCGTGGTGGTGGCGAGATGGGAGATTCGTGGCACGATGCCGGCAAGATGATGGTGAAACGCAACACGTTCAGCGACTTCATCGCGGTGACGGAGCAGTTGATCGCGAAGGGGTACGGGGCCAGGGATCGGGTTGGAATCGAGGGTGGGAGCGCGGGTGGTTTGTTGATGGGTGCGGTGGTCAATGAGCGGCCAGAGTTGTTTCGGGTAGTTCTGTCACACGTTCCGTTCGTTGACGTGATGAACACGATGCTCGACGCAAGTTTGCCGCTGACTGTGGCGGAGTATGAGGAGTGGGGGAACCCGAACGAGGCGGAGGCCTTCGAGTATATGCGGTCTTACTCGCCGTATGACAACCTCAAGACTGGGGAGTACCCGGCGATGCTGGTGAAGACGAGCCTGAACGACTCCCAGGTGATGTACTGGGAGCCAGCGAAGTATGTGGCTAAACTGCGCACACTGAAGACGAATACTGCTCCGCTGCTGCTGCACATCAACATGGATGCCGGGCACGGTGGCGCTTCGGGGCGATATGACTATCTGAAAGAGATTGCGTTCGACTATGCATTCTTGCTAGCCGAACTTGGAGCGGCGGACTAGGCTCCGTCTCGTCCGTTATGTCGATTGGAGCGTTTGCGCAGCACCCAGGTTGTCATGCACCGGTGGTCCTGTACGATTGTTGTTTTTAGAGGGTCCACCAGGACGGCATCCAACTGCTGCGTCAACTGCATCAGCATGAGTTCGTCGACCAGGAACCAATCCGAGCCGTCGTTGATCCGGTAGATGTGGGGTCGCACCTGCTTGAAGTCCATGCCGATGCGAGAACCCAATCGGCAGAAGAGCATACCTCCTGGGCGCAGAACTCGCCATAGCTCTTCGAGCATTGCGAGGAAATGAGATTCGTTGTGCGCGAAGTGCAGCACCGAGCTGCAGATCACCACGTCTGCAAAGTTATCTGGCAGATTTATTTGTTCGAGTTTTCCCACCTGAAAGTTGCTTGCCGGCAGGGTTGGGGCTAGTTCTGCTGCAAGCGCTCGCACGTGCGCCACTCCCTCGGCATTTGCGTCTATAGCGAAGATCTCGCAACCCTCTCGTAGAAGGTGCACGAGATTTCTGCCGTAGCCGCAGCCAGCGTCGAGGACGCGCATATCGGGAGTGATGTTCCCTCGCAGAATCTGGTCGAAGACGTAGATATCAATCTGGCCGAACTGCTCCTGCACGTTCATTGCGACTCTTGCTGCTTCCACTTTTTCTCCGGTCGTCGAGGTCTTGAGTTGTTCGTGTTTGGGAGAGCCAGGCGTCTATTTACGCGATAGCACTAGGACTGCGTCGAAACGGACTCTTCGATCTTGTCGCCTTCTCCTGGTGCAAGAAAGAGATTTGTTTCGAGGCCGTGCTGGCGAGTGTAGAGGTCGTAGTAGCGGCCTTGCAGTTTGTAGAGCGAATCGTGAGTTCCGCGTTCGACGATCCTTCCCTGCTCGATGACGAGGATCTGGTCGGCGCGGCGGATGGTGGAGAGGCGGTGCGCGATAACGAAGGTGGTGCGGCCCTGCATGAGGAAGTTGAGACCGCTCTGAATGAGCGCTTCAGACTCTGAGTCGAGCGAACTGGTGGCTTCGTCGAGGATGAGGATGCGCGGATCGGCAAGGATGGCGCGGGCGATGGAGATACGCTGGCGCTGGCCGCCAGAGAGCTTGACGCCGCGTTCGCCGACGATGGTGTCGTACTGCTCGGGAAAGCGCTCGGCGAACTCGTCGACCCGGGCAATGCGACTGGCTTCCATCAGCTGCTCTTCGGTGGCCAGCGGGCGGCTGAAGAGGATGTTCTCGCGGATGGTGCCGTCGAAGAGGAAGGTCTCTTGCAGGACGACTCCGAGCTGCTGGCGGTAGCTGCTGAGGCGGATGGTCGCGAGATCGATGCCGTCGATGAGAACCTGGCCGCCGACGGCGTTGTGGAAGCCGCAGATGAGCGAGATGATGGTGGACTTGCCGGAGCCAGAAGAACCTACGAGTGCGGTGACGGTGCCGGGTTTGGATTCGAAGCTGATGCCGTGGAGGACTGGCTTGTCGGTCTCGTAGGCGAAGGTTACGTTTTGAAAGGCCACGTCGCCGTGGATGGGATTGATGACGACGCTGCGGCTGGGCTCGCTGTCTTCTTCGCGTTCGTTCAGGATCTCGGTCGTACGGTCGAGGCCTGCGAGGGCTTCAGTAAGCTGGGTGCCGATGGAGACGAGCTGCACGATGGGCGCCACCATGAAGGCGAGCAGCATGGTGTACTCCACGTAACCGCCGACATCGAGGCGGTGGGCTGCGATCTCTTTCGCGCCGAGGTACATGATGAGACCGCCGACGACTCCCAGCACCATTGTGGAGGAGAGGGTCATAAGCGATTGCGCTGTGATGGAGCTAATCACATTCTTGAGGAGCCGTTCTACGCCGCGGGCAAAGACACGGGCTTCACTCTCTTCGGCGTGATAGCCCTTGACGACGCGCACGCCGCCCAGCGATTCGGTGAGACGGCCAGTGACCTCGGCGTTGATTTTGGAGCGCTCGCGGAAGATGGGGCGAATCGTCTTGAAGGCCTTCTGCAGGATGAGGCCAAAGACTAGCAGGATGCAGACGGTGAGCAGGGTCATGCGTCCGCTGATGCGAATCAGGATGCAGAAGGCGATGATTGCGGTGAGAATTCCGCCGACGAACTCGAGCAACCCTGTGCCGACCAGATTGCGGACGCCTTCGACGTCGGTCATGATGCGGGCGACTAAGGTGCCGGTTCGGTTCTCGTCATAAAAGGCTACAGGCAGGCGGCCGATGTGTTGTTGAACGCGGGTGCGAAGCTCTGAGATGAGCCGTTGGCCGGCTGTGGAGAGGAGTTGGGTGAGAGTGTAAGAGGTGACTCCCTGGAGGAAGGTGGCTGTGGCAACGGTTCCAATGATCCACGGCAGCAGGTTTAGCTGATGCTTGTACATCACGTTGTTGATGAGATAGCGCGAGGAGACCGGCAGAGCGAAGCTGCAGAGACGATTGACGATCATCAACAAAAAACTGCCGGCGAGCAGCCACCGGCGCGGCTTGACCAGCTTCCAAACCTCTGGCATTACCTTGGTGAGTTTGGGCTTGGGACGCGAGGCTGTGAGGTCGGCCGTTGTGGCTCTGCCGGTGCCGCGGGAGGGACGGTCTACGGCTTTCATACCGCCGCCAAAATTGGATGGGCCGAAGGAGGAGGACATAGATAAGTTGAGTTTACGCTGGAGGCGCTGTCAGGCGAGGCGAGCGCGACGGGCAGAGAGGAAAGAACGGACACAGAAGAGCACGTAGATCAGGCAGAACAGACAGAGCGCGCCCTTCTCTTCGACGGCGATAGGGTGAGGGAATGTGGCGCCGCGAGAGAGTTTGAGCGTGTCGATCGCGGAGGGAATCATTCCTAGAAAGACGAGCAATGCTACCGTGACGGAGATGTGCATCCAGAGCATGCGCTTTTTGGAGTCGTCCGTATTTGCCATGACGCCAAAGAGGACAAAGAAGATGCCGATGCCGCTCGGGATCAGGGCCGTTGGGTGAGCGCTGCCCGTGGTGACATATCCGGTGATGCCAAGCAAGATGAGCAGAATGCCAAAGGCGATAGTGAGCTTTGCCATGAGTGGGACTCCTTGTAGAACCACTATCAGGATACTTGAATGGCAGGCCTGACCGTCTGGCAGAGGCTCGTAGAAGCGTTTGACAACAAAAATACCCAGCTCGAAAGCCGGGTATTTTTGCGGGCTGTGTATCGTGCGAGGACCAGACTTCGGTTATCTCGGACCGTTCATCAGATGCGCGATTGCAGCATCATACCCGCGACGAAAGCCTTCGCGATAGTCGCCTCGTGCACTTGCGGGCACATGGGGATGACGGTACTCGTCGCGATTATTTACGCCGGGGCGACGATGATTGTCGACGTCCTTACGCGCTCCCTCGACGCCGTCATGATACCCCTGGCGCTGAATATCGCGGAACTCCTGCGGTGGGACGTCCCAGCCACCGGGCCCCTGTCCGTACCCCTGAGGTGACGGCGTGTATGGCTGACCGAACACGAAACCGGGAGCAGTAAGTGCAATAGCAAGTGCTGGGATAGCGAGTCTATTAATCTTCATTTTGATCCTACCTCCGTGCGTCTTCTGCACAGGTAATCAGATGAGAGGTTTTGATTCCTCGTTGTCTGGAGGCAAGTTGTTGTCTGGAGGTTATGCGGCACTCTTTTTGATTGCAGCTAATACATCTTCCGGCTTCCACTCGTTGGTGGGGTACCAGTCGATGATCTTGCCATCTTTGCCGATGAGGACCGTCGATAGAGAGTGGGTAAGAGATTTGCTGTCGCCGGGGGTGACACCTACGTTGAAAAACTGTGTCATCGCGGACAACTCTTTTTCCGGAGGCGCAGCGAAGTCCCAGTGAAGAAACTTTTCGTTGGTGTAGTTGCCGGTGTACGCACCGCCGTAGCTGCGAAGAAC
The Edaphobacter lichenicola genome window above contains:
- a CDS encoding TPM domain-containing protein, with the protein product MNFLSRWLAVVLLIFAPSLVVTAESVATLPAPTGYVNDFAGVLSPSTKSGLENLCTQVDRQAHAQIAVVTVKTLDGEQSIEEFATALEDKWKVGPKGTDRGVLMIFVMTPRRGRIEVGYGLEGILNDAKVGDIGRSMVPAAQQGDYNTAIPLGVTQIARIIATDAGVTLNLAQPVHQYHRQQEPVQLSLTEVVIGGGVILLILFFLVKTGNTGLIFFLLGNLMGGGGGGFGGGRGRDDDRGGGGFGGFGGGSSGGGGASGDF
- a CDS encoding DUF4142 domain-containing protein, whose product is MKLNSACNQIPRILILCAATFSPTFVLAQSDPMAPPASQTQPNRAQQVPASATSMQDSATNAGDVGQTMKDKIFLRKAAQGGMAEVKLGQLAAQKGSSDDVKAFGQKMVDDHTRLNNNMAPIADSMGVRLPTNLNKEDQAEYDKLNGLSGNDFDMEYLSFMVKDHHKDLHEFRQEAASTTDPTLQAAVNNATKVIHEHSVMVDKLARDKGVPMPQRGPNKSASPTS
- a CDS encoding S9 family peptidase, giving the protein MTQSIIQPPQARQEPTPTTLHGQTLEDNYRWMRDKSSPEVLAHLEAENAYTLSVMAGTEGLQKKLYDEMLSHIKETDVSAPYRNRGWFYYVRTVEGKQYPIHCRRLALGAAYDESQPEEILLDVNQLAEGQPFMALGALTVSMDDTKLAYSTDNTGFRQYTLHIRDLKTGLDLPDTAERVGSIAWAADSHTLLYTTEDEMTKRHDRLFRHRLGDSSESDVLIYEEKDERFNLGVGKTRDNEYLLMEAGSHTTSECRFLSAKTPEGEFRMIAPRVDEQEYSVDHRKGLFYIRTNDAGKNFRVVTTRVETPERDFWEELIPLEADAPLEDFDVFDSFCVCSRRRLGLPTLTVIEFGMAKGLGRSREIEFPEPVYAAATNMNPEFATEKLRYSYTSLVSPASVYEYDVRLGTSQLLKQQEVPGDFDSARYASERVWVEASDGVKIPVSVVYRRDSFTRNSTNPVYVYGYGSYGYPLPIGFSSSRLSLLDRGVVIAYAHIRGGGEMGDSWHDAGKMMVKRNTFSDFIAVTEQLIAKGYGARDRVGIEGGSAGGLLMGAVVNERPELFRVVLSHVPFVDVMNTMLDASLPLTVAEYEEWGNPNEAEAFEYMRSYSPYDNLKTGEYPAMLVKTSLNDSQVMYWEPAKYVAKLRTLKTNTAPLLLHINMDAGHGGASGRYDYLKEIAFDYAFLLAELGAAD
- a CDS encoding class I SAM-dependent methyltransferase, whose product is MEAARVAMNVQEQFGQIDIYVFDQILRGNITPDMRVLDAGCGYGRNLVHLLREGCEIFAIDANAEGVAHVRALAAELAPTLPASNFQVGKLEQINLPDNFADVVICSSVLHFAHNESHFLAMLEELWRVLRPGGMLFCRLGSRIGMDFKQVRPHIYRINDGSDWFLVDELMLMQLTQQLDAVLVDPLKTTIVQDHRCMTTWVLRKRSNRHNGRDGA
- a CDS encoding ABC transporter ATP-binding protein, whose product is MKAVDRPSRGTGRATTADLTASRPKPKLTKVMPEVWKLVKPRRWLLAGSFLLMIVNRLCSFALPVSSRYLINNVMYKHQLNLLPWIIGTVATATFLQGVTSYTLTQLLSTAGQRLISELRTRVQQHIGRLPVAFYDENRTGTLVARIMTDVEGVRNLVGTGLLEFVGGILTAIIAFCILIRISGRMTLLTVCILLVFGLILQKAFKTIRPIFRERSKINAEVTGRLTESLGGVRVVKGYHAEESEARVFARGVERLLKNVISSITAQSLMTLSSTMVLGVVGGLIMYLGAKEIAAHRLDVGGYVEYTMLLAFMVAPIVQLVSIGTQLTEALAGLDRTTEILNEREEDSEPSRSVVINPIHGDVAFQNVTFAYETDKPVLHGISFESKPGTVTALVGSSGSGKSTIISLICGFHNAVGGQVLIDGIDLATIRLSSYRQQLGVVLQETFLFDGTIRENILFSRPLATEEQLMEASRIARVDEFAERFPEQYDTIVGERGVKLSGGQRQRISIARAILADPRILILDEATSSLDSESEALIQSGLNFLMQGRTTFVIAHRLSTIRRADQILVIEQGRIVERGTHDSLYKLQGRYYDLYTRQHGLETNLFLAPGEGDKIEESVSTQS
- a CDS encoding TMEM14 family protein is translated as MAKLTIAFGILLILLGITGYVTTGSAHPTALIPSGIGIFFVLFGVMANTDDSKKRMLWMHISVTVALLVFLGMIPSAIDTLKLSRGATFPHPIAVEEKGALCLFCLIYVLFCVRSFLSARRARLA